The genomic interval TCATCGCAGCGATCAAACGGCACGCGCAGATGCTGAGTCGGAGGAAAGCGCCCGATTCAGCGAAACAATAAAAATGCTTGCAGGAAATAATTTTATTGTGATTGATACGGCAGGAAATGATACGTTTCTGTCGCGTCTTTCTCATGCTCATGCTCATACGCTCATCACACCTATGAATGATAGTTTTGTGGATTTGGATTTATTGGTGCGTATCGAGATCAATGACAAAGATCGCGCACGGGATTCGATGCGCCCCAGTACTTATGCTGAAGCAGTGTGGAATCAGAAGAAACAGCGGCTTTCTTCAAACCAGCCTGTTATGGATTGGATTGTTTTGCGTAATCGTCTGTCGCACATCCAAGCCCGGAATAAAATTGAAATGGCGCGGGTGCTTGAAGCGCTTGCTGGTCGCATTGGCTTTCGGGTAGCAGAGGGATTCACCGAGCGGGTCATTTTTCGTGAACTTTTTCTGTCAGGATTAACATTGTTGGACATGCATGATGCCAATAAGCCTTTGAGCGCCTCACACGTGGCGGCACGCCAAGAGTTACGAAACCTGATTAAAGCGCTGGATTTACCGGATTTATCCCAAGAAGTCCCTCTTGAGGGGCTAAAAGTGGCTGGGTGAAAACCTACCTGTACGCCCCACGTTAGAGCACTTTTTGTAAAGCGTTGAGAATCTCCTTAAGTCCTTGTAATTGCTGGGATGCGCTTTTCCACAAGCGGATAAAAACGAGTTTTTGATCAGGATGTAGCTTTACCGTTTTATTATTCTGGTGAATATAGGCAATCAAGCGGTCAGGATTTTCGATTCCGTTAGGGTAGAATGTAATAACAACACCTTTGTCTCCTACATTGACGCGTGCAATCGCCAGGGCCTTGCAGCGAATCTTTACGTGTAACACCTCAAAGAAGTTGATTGCTTCTTCAGGTAGTTTCCCAAAGCGATCGATCATTTCATAACGAAGATCATCCAGTGCATCTGGTGATGTACACTGCGCGCTTCTACGATATAAATCTAGGCGCGTTGAAAGATCTGACACATATGATTCTGGTAATAAGACCGGAAATCCAAGATTGATTTGTGGCGATTGGGAATACTCTCCTCGAGGTATGTGCGTCGCTTGAGGATTTTGTTTGAGTGCCGCCAGGGCTTCTTGAAGCATTTGTTGATACATTTCCATACCAACTTCCCGGACATGTCCTGACTGTTGTTCTCCCAAAATATTACCACAGCCACGAATATCAAGATCATAGCTTGCCAATTGAAACCCAGCTCCTAACTGATCAAGACTTTCCAAAACCTCTAGGCGGCGGCGCGCTTGTTGCGTCAGAATGGTGTGCTGTGGGTATGTTAAGTACGCATACCCACGTACATTTCCACGCCCCACACGCCCGCGTAATTGGTAAAGCTGTGCAAGACCAAACATATCGGCGCGATGGACAATAAGCGTGTTTGCTATCGGAATATCTAAACCAGATTCGATAATATTCGTCGCAATTAAAACATCAAATTTTTGATCGGCAAAGTCTGTCATCACTGTATCAAGATCATTGCGATGCATTTGGCCATGGGCAACAGCAAGTGTTAAATCAGGTGCAATTTTAACAATGCGCTCCTTCATATCATCCAAATCCTTTAGCCGTGGACATACAATAAAACTGAGGCCTTGTCTGGATTTTTCCCGCAAGAGGGCTTCTGTGAGAACAGGTGTTTTATCTTCTGAGACCTGCGTATAGACAGGTAAACGATCAATAGGAGGGCTTGCGATGATGCTGAGTTCGCGCACACCCGTTAAAGACATTTGCAACGTGCGGGGAATGGGTGTGGCTGTCAGTGTCAGCACATGTAAGTCTGTGGCTATTTTTTTCAGAGATTCTTTTTGTTTGACCCCAAAATGTTGTTCTTCGTCAACAATGAGAAGTCCCAAATTTTGAAATGTCACACTTTGGTGCAATAGGCCATGCGTGCCGATGACAATATTAACGTTTCCATCGCGAAGACCTTGCTTGATGGCGTTTACCTCAGAGGGTTTTGTAAAGCGAGATAGCTGTTTAATAACCAGGGGTAACCCTTCAAATCTGGCAACAAAACCTGCATAGTGTTGCCGTGCAAGAAGAGTGGTTGGAACAACCACGGCTACTTGAGCGCCATGTGCGGCAACTTGTGCTGCTGCGCGCATAGCTACTTCTGTTTTTCCAAAACCAACATCCCCGCAAATCAATCGATCCATTAACTTTCCCGAAGAGAGATCTTCCTCTACATCAGCGATGGCTTTTTCTTGATCAGGTGTGGGTGTATACGTGAACCGGGCCACTACCTCATTGTACAAACCTACTGTAGGAAAGGCGGGTGCCGGCGTTTCTTCACGAGACGCAGCAACATTAATCAGATCGCGGGCGATTGCCAACAAATCTTTCCGCACCCCTTCTTTGCGCTTTTGCCAGGTTTGATGGCCAAGTTTATCAAGAACAACTGAAGCATCTTGACTGCCATAACGGGAAAGCATGTCAATATTTTCAACAGGTACAAAGAGCTTATCTCCTTGTTGGTAAGTTAACACGACACAATCATGGGGAGCCCCCAAAATATCAAGCACCTCAAGGCCTAGAAACTGACCAATGCCGTGATCTTCGTGCACGATATAATCACCTGCTGCCAAAGCATTAGCCTCTGAAATGAATAAATCAACATCAGGAGATCGCTTGCGTACGTTTGTAGGGACAGGCAGCAGGTCTGTGTCAGGAACAATGACGTGACTCTCAAAAACACACCCATGAAGGTACGGTAAGGGTTGTAAATAAACGAGGGGTTTCGCAGGAACAGTGTTGTGTTGGGAGGGGAGAGTAAAAAAATCACGAACCCCACGCCCTTGTTTTGGGTGAATACCCAAAACCCCGAGGACGTCTATAAGGCGTTGTTTGTTTCCAGGAGAAGAAATACTCAGGTGTAGAATGCGTTTATCCTTGTGTACGTGGCCGACTAAGGTCTTGATGGTCTGTGTGCAATCGGAAGTTTTATCGCCGACATGATGGCGCACATCTCTGATGTAGCCTGCCTGTACCAAGGAGTGTGGCTCGCTAGGGTCAAATTTCCCTCCCTGTAGCAGGGAATCTAAGATTTGTATGTCGGGAATAGCCCTGAGCTCTTTTTGTAATAAAGAGGGGGCTATATAAATTTTTTCAGGGGGCAGAACGTATGCATCTGCTGCATTGAGACGTGCCTCATAATGTGAGGATACTTCTGCGTAAAAATCCTGGTTTTGTTTTGATAAATCTCCATCCATTACAATATGTGAGGGCCGTGCATGTGCAAATAAAGAATGCATTGTGCCGTGAGATATTTCGCCCAAAAAGGCAAGCTCTGGATGCGGTTTATGGGTACCGATGGCTTCGTAAAGGGAATGATTAGAACCCAAGTCTTTAAAGTATGCACAAAATCGTTGCTGTGCTTTTTCCTTTTGATCTCCTGTCAAAGAAGATCCCCCAGAAGGGATATCAGCCTGGGTAATCTCCTCCGTGCGCCGTTGTGTGTGGGGATCAAAAAGATAGATTTTTTCTACCTGTGTATCAAATAAGTCTATCCGTAAAGGCCAATCTCCATTTAATGGAAAAATATCGACAATTCCACCCCGTAGGGCATATTCGCCCTCCGCGCGTACTGTATCTACCCGCAAATACCCACCTTCTTCCAGAAATGAGAACCATTCATTCTGAGGGAAATCCTGGTTTTTGAAAACAGTGCGCACACGGTTTTTCCCCGAAGAAAGAGGAGGATATAGTTGCATAGCCCCACGTATCGATGTGATTACAATTTCGGGCTTGTCAGGTTGGGACAGGAATTCGAGGGCATAGTTTTGTGCAGCTAGAATACTTTTGCGTGGACCTTTGCGATCATAGGGCGGGCAATTCCAGGAAGGAATATAAATAATGCGGTGGTCTGAAACCGTTTGTGCTAAGGCATGCTGGAGCTCTTTTGCTTTTGCGTCACTTGAAACAATAGCCAGGATGCGTGCATGGTTTTTGCACTGCTCATATATATGCAAAGGCCAAAAGCCAAAGGGAATGCCTATACGTTTTTTGATCATAGCAAAGGGGATGTCATTTTGTTAGGGCTAGAGTGTTGAAAAGTGTTTTTGTAGATCATTGGCGCGATGTTTTTTTAAACAAGCATTTTGGCAATCACAGAGGTTTTTTGCTCCAGCGATGGCTAAAGCCATCATCTTGGTTAGGGTATCTTGTGCAAAAGGTTGTTCCTCGGCTGTCATTTGAATCTCAATGATTTCACCTGCGCTTGTCAAAACGAAGTTCGCATCGGCTTGGGCATTGCTATCTTCTTCATAGTCAAGATCAAGGACGCATGCGCCTTTTACTAACCCACAGGAAATCGCTGCAACTTGGTGGATGAGCGGAGTCTCGGCAAGAGTTTTCTTTGCCAAGAGCGTGCTAATAGCCAGAGAAAGTGCTACGTATGATCCTGTGATTGCGGCAGTGCGCGTTCCGCCATCTGCCTGGATTACGTCACAGTCAAGACGAATCTGTCGCTCACCTAATTTTTTCATATCGACAGCAGCCCGTAAGGCCCGTCCGATAAGGCGTTGTATTTCCTGGGTTCGTCCTGTTGGTTTTCCTTTTGCCGCCTCGCGATCAACGCGCTGCTGTGTGGCCCGAGGGAGCATGCCATATTCTGCGGTTACCCAACCTTCGCCCTTTCCTCGCAAGAAGGGGGGGACTTTCTCCTCAACGGTTGCTGTGCAAATGACATGCGTGTTCCCCATTTTAATAAGGCACGATCCCTCGGCATACGGATTAAACCCCGGAATAATCTCAACGGGGCGCATCTCATTAAATTTGCGGGAATTCTGTCTCATTGTTTAACTCCGTGTTGTTTTTGAAACCTAATTTTGCTATAACGTAGCTAAATCTTGCGGACTTGTGTATAAAAAGTTGATTTTTTCCTGCAAGAGGATCATTTAATTATAGTAGACACGCACATACAACACACATGACCCATCATTTAACACCGAGGGAGCGACAGATACTGTCCTATGTCATCGAGTCCTATTGGGACTCGGGTGTGCCAGTGGGGTCGCAAACCTTAGCACAGAGGAATGATATTTCGCTTTCTTCAGCAACACTCCGTAATGTGATGAGTGATCTTGAACAGCAGGGGTATTTATATGCGCCTCATAAATCAGCAGGGCGCCTTCCCACAGAAGAGGGTCTGCGGTTTTTTGTGCGTCATATCATGGAAATTCAAGATATGACAGGGGATGAAAAAGAAAGAATTACCCAGCAAATACGCACCGTTGACCGTGCCGGATCGCTTGATGAGAAACTCAAGCAGGTTTCTTCAACACTTTCGCACCTTAGTCAGTGTGCGGGTATTATCAGTGCTCCACAAGTGAATGAAACAGTCGATAACATTAAGTTTGTTCCCCTTTCTGATTTCCGCCTTTTGATGGTTTTAATGTTTCAAGATGGGCGCATTGAAAACAGAATTCTTGAGACGACAACAACCATTGATATGAATATCCTTCAGCAAGCAGAAAATTTTATTAATCACCAAACCCAGGGCCAAACACTTTCTGCTATTTTTTCTGGTATTCAAGAGCGCTTCCGCCAAGACCAGAGTTCGCTTGATGCCCTTACGCAAGATCTCATTGCCAAGGGTCTGGAAATTATTCATACGAAGAATAGACGCAAACAGTTGATTGTGCGTGGGGCTGCTAACCTTATAAACGATCGGACGATTGAAAAAGATTTGGGCCATATGCGCCAGCTTCTTATTTCTCTTGAAAATCATGAGAATCTGTCGATGCTAATGGAAGCTGCTGTACAAGCCCGCGGTATTCAGATTTTCATTGGGGCGGAGAATCCTCTTTTTGCCCACAGTGAAAGTGCCATGGTTATATCACCCTATACAAACTCTCAAGGGATTATCCTGGGAACGATTGGTGTGATAGGGCCTACGGCTTTAAATTACAGCAAAGTAATTCCGATGATCAACTATACCGCAAGGTTTTTATCTCAGGTTTTTAATTAACCACAAAAAGGGCCTGCGCGCCCCCACAAATAAAAGGAGTTTTTGATGAACGATACACACAAACAGGAACCGGCGGACCTCCAGACAGAGGATGCAACACTTTCTCACGGAGATGACATTGCTGAAAACACGGATGAGCAATCATCCGCGAGTGCTTGTCTTGACTCAGAAAAATCCTCCGAGGAGGAGGTAGAACAATTGCGCAATCAGCTTATGCGCGCCCTTGCCGAGGCTGAGAATGTCCGCAAACGTGCGCTAAAGGAAAAAGAGGATGCCCTGAAATTTGGGATGACTGGGTTCGCTCGAGAAATGTTAGCGGTTGCGGATAATCTTGAGCGTGCACTACAAAGTCTGAGTGATTCTCCAGCACCTGTGCGGGAAGGAGTTGAAATGACCCAAAAGCAACTGTTGTCTATTTTTGAAAAATTCAACATTAAGCCTGTTGACGCCCTGAATCAATCATTTGATGCTCATATTCACCAAGCGGTCATGGAAGTAGAAGATGCGACGAAAACACCAGGCACTGTTGCGATGGTTATGCAGACGGGATATACGATTCAGGAGAGACTTCTACGCCCGGCCATGGTGAGTGTTGTCAAACAAGCCTCAGTGAAAACAAATGACGATGCGGCTTTGGCATAACACCTAGAACAGGTTCTATTGTATTGAAGAAAATGACAGGTAATTGTTCATACGCAGGCGAATAGGAGGACTCTTTTTTTGCCGATGTGGTGATTGAGTCATATTCTTTTGTGTTTCCTTGGGTCCGTAGGATGAGAATGTTGCGTAGTAAATAATAGCTGTTGATACATAAAAAATCTTCTCTTGCTTTGTGTGGTCAAGAACAATGGCTGTGAATCTTTCATGGTATCCTTTTTCGATGAAGGACCGGACATTCTGCTTGTTTTTCTCTTTGGTGTTTATACGCAGGCGATGGCTTTTTTGAGAAGATCTATTTCTTTGCAGATTTTTTACAGCCATAGGAATAAAAATATTTTACAGAATATTCTGTGATCATCCGGAACACATACCATGCTTTTATTTTAGTAAGATTGTTTTTACTTTGATCTTGATGTTTGGGGCATTCTGCCTGATGATGCATACGGGTCATTCAGCGTATATTGATGAAAAAGAAACGTATCTTGCAAGTTGTTCCTGCTCTTGAAACGGGTGGCCTCGAACGGGTAACGATTCAAACTACCAAGCAACTCATAGCACTTGCCGGTCAAAACAACCGGTTTTTTGTGGCCAGTAGTGGGGGAAGGCTCGCAGGAGAACTCGGTCAGAATCATATTTGTATTCCTAATCTTCACCGTCGTACCCCTTGGCATATTATGAGAAACATATTTTCTCTTATGCGCGTTATCAAAAAACATAAAATTAGCTTGGTACATGCACGCTCGCGCGCACCGGCGTGGTCCTGCTATTTTGCCTGCAAGCTCTTACGTCTTCCTTTTATGACAAGCTTTCACGGCGTTTACAATCAAACCAATAGTCTCAAGGCCTTATATAACTCTATCATGGTGCGTGGGGTGTATGTGATTGCGATCTCTGAATTTGTCGCGAGGCATATTCGTAAGACATTTGCTCATCTGAATCCCCGCATTGCTTGTATTCCAGCAGGAATTGATGTGCATCACTTTGATCCTGAGCGTGTTTCCACTGCAGATATCGATGCTTTTTATGCCAATCATAATATCCAACGGTTTCGTAAAATTCTCTTTCTTCCTGGGCGTCTGACGGCACTGAAGGGGCATCATGTTCTTCTTGAGGCAGCCAAAAGCCTTAATCCTGATGTTTTTGCTGTAGTGATCGCCGGTGATCACCAGGGCCGCAAAGGGTATGCAGAGACACTTAAAAAGAAAGCATCAAAACTTACAATGCCTGTGATATTTGTGACAAAGCTTGATGATTTAGTTGTGGCCTATGCTGCTGCTGATATTGTTTTTTCATGCTCCACCGATCCAGAAGCTTTCGGGCGTATTACAACAGAAGCACTAGCCATGGGAAGGCCCTATATAGGAACTAATCATGGCGGATCCTTAGAGCAAACCCGTAATGGGCTGTATGGTGTTCTTGTTCCTCCTCACGATCCACAGGCCTTAGTACACGCTGTGAATGCATTTGAGCGCATGTCGCCCGATAAGCGTGCACAGTATTCCCGTAACGTTCGTAAGCACATTGTTGAAAATTATGCCGAAGAACGCATGGCACAGATGACCTTGCGGGTTTATGCAGATGTTCTCAGCTGAAAATAAAGATGAGTTTTAAGCCTTAAGAAAGGCGTCAGTGCACTCTGTGAGTAATATGTCCGGTGCACACTTTGCTTGAACTTCAAGGTAATTTAACATACTGAGGATTTTGAGCAGCTCAAGTGCTGTGTACGTCCGGCAGAGTCGTTCAAAACGGGGTTTGATTGTAAACAATACTGGGGGATTTAGAAGTGATATAGCGGCTTCAAGGGATTTCCCGGCTTGTATTTGTTCCTGCACACTCAGTAGTTGTTTGGTAATGTGAAGTGTTTGTCGAATGAAAGACATGGCTGTGGCAGTTGTAAGAAGGTGATCATTGAGGAGAGCGAAGCGGTTGGGGGATTTTTCAAAAAATCCCCAGACAAGATCCGATACATCAGTAGAAAGACTACCAATAAGGGTTGTGATTTCTGAGGGTCTCACCTCTTTGTTCCCATGCACAAAAAGACCAATTTTTTTCGCAAGATCCTCGAAATTACATTCTTCATTGGTATGGTTGGCGATGAAAAGAAGAATCTTCTCTGGAATGAACATGTGGTGGTGGCGAGCAAACACCGAAAGCAATAGGCGTCGCATATCAGGTGTTGAATCGTAGACACCCGCAGCATGAAAAATCGAAGAATCATTTGCATGTTTTACTAGTTTTGAGCGCGTATTGAGGGTATCTGAAGCACAAATAAGAGGAACCTCAGACGTTGGTGTTTGCGTGATTGCTTCGAGCAGTGTCGGTGTGTCCGTATCTTTTACGCCTCCTATCAAGGGCAGTGCCTTAGTAGTGTTTTCTGGAAAAAGTGTAGAGGCCCCTTCCATGTAGGTGCGCAGGAGTGATGGCGTTAGTGTATCCGGAAATGCTACAGAAAGACCACGTGCATCGGAAACCCCGTATGCAATGGCAGTAGCAAGTGCATTATTCAAGGTTCCATGAGGACCGTAGATAACCAAAAGACGCCCTGAGTAAGGTGACGTTAAAAACGAACAGAGTTTTTGGGCATTGATTTTCATTTAACCCCATCAGAAACGTTTGTAAGAGACCTCTCGTGGGAAAAATGCACACGAATTTGATGGGCAATATCCTCTGCCAGCGGTGCAAGAATTTTTTCTTTGGTATCGCGCTGGGCAATGTGCGTTGCGTATGCCGAGAATGTTGTGTGGCCACTTACAGAGTAAGCACCGTGCAAAAGAGCACTACCCTGACAGACAGTTACGCCGGCTTTGTGATCAAGAAGACGGAAGCTTGCTCGTCCTTCTATTTCCTTGCGTGAATCCGTATTTTTGGATGAAATTCCGATACCGCGTTCACTATCTTGAAAAATGACGAGCAGGTGATAGCGAGAATTTTTGTCCCTTTTCCCTTGGGTGAAATGCATCTCTAAATGTTGACGCAATAAAACACCCTGCTTTTCAGGAATGGGCCCCACATAAATATCAAGATGACCAAGGTCTCCCCCTTCCGTGAACGTAATATTATTGAGGGGGGTTACGCTGCATCCACTCATGAGGCAGAGTACACATATATATGTAAATCTATGCAGGAATAATAACAATGTTGATAATCCTTTTAGGTACAAAAATAATCTTTTTGATCGTATGATTTTGGATAAGGCGTTTGACATTATCCAACTGTAGGGCACGTTCTGTCACATCATGATCGGGAGTTTCGATAGCTACATCTAATGTTCCTCGTAGTTTTCCATTCACTTGCACACCATATGTAATGGTGTCTGGGATTACTAAGGAGGCATCGATGGAGGGCCATGGGGTATCGTGAAGTGCTCCATCGTATCCAAAAATCTGCCATAGTTCTGCCGTTATATGAGGAATCGCAGGATGAGAAGCCCCAAGAATGATGCGCCGCATTGCATTCAGTGTGTGTGCGCTGGCCTTACTTTGTAGCGCCTCATCCATCACTGTAATCATTTCACGTAGGCTTGCCACGTAAAGATTGAGGTGAATGGCAGCAATGCTATCCGTTGCTTTTTGAAGCAATTGATGCAAGCGCTTAAGGAATGCATCGGGTTGAGGGGACGCGAGCGAGGCAGCAATAGGATGCGTTTCCATAAGAACACGCCAAAACCGGTTAAGGAACTTCCATGTTCCCTGCAATCCCGTCTCTGACCACTCAAAGTCACGTTCAGGTGGACTATCTGAAATCGTAAAAAGCCGTGTGGTATCAACGCCGTAATCCTTCATGATTGCCTCAGGATCAACAACATTTTTCTTGGATTTACTCATTTTTTCTGATCGCCCGACAACCACAGGAGTGTTATCTGCTTTACAGATAACACTCCCTCCGGTTGTTGTAGAGACCTCCTCGGGTTTGAGCCAGGCACCGCTTGAATGGCGATAGCTTTCATGGCACACCATACCCTGGGTTAGAAGACCGCGGAAGGGCTCATCAATGGAGAAAAATCCACAATCACGCAAGGCCTTAGTGAAAAAACGTGCGTAGAGAAGATGTAAGATTGCATGCTCCACCCCCCCAATATATTGATCCACAGGCATGAGACGATTACAAGCATCCGTGTTGATGACATCCAAGGTGCGTGTGTCACAAAAGCGTGCAAAATACCACGAGGATTCAAAGAAAGTATCCAACGTGTCTGTTTCCCGTTGTGCAGGTTGTGCGCAGTTAGGGCAAGTGGTGTTTTTCCAGGTTGGGTGATTCTCTAAAGGATTCCCGGGTAAATTAAATGTCACATCGTCAGGGAGGATAACAGGTAACTGCTCTTCGGGAACAGGAATAATCCCACAGCTTTCACAGTGAATGAAGGGAATGGGGCATCCCCAATAACGTTGTCGTGAAACCCCCCAATCGCGCAAGCGATACGTAGTTTCAAAAAATCCAGTGTTTGTTTCTTTGAGCGCATCTATCACTTTTTCTTTGGCTTCTGCGCACGAAAGACCATTAAGAAAATCTGAATTTATGATTGTTCCCCCGCCTGTGTAGGCACAGTCAGGGTTATAAGGGGTCGCTGAACGTCCCTGTGCATCAGGATCAATGACGGGGCGAATGGGTAATGCATATTTACGGGCAAAGTCCATGTCACGTTGATCGTGGGCAGGACACCCAAAAATCGCCCCAGTTCCGTATCCCATTAATACGAAATTTGCCACGTATACTGGAATTTCTTGCGTGGGGTTGAGGGGATTAAAAACCCGTATGCCTGTATCCACGCCTTCTTTTTCTGCTTTATCAATGTTTTCTTGGGCTGTGCCAAGGCGTGCGCAGTGTGTAATAAATGTGGCAATTTGTGGATTGTTTTGGGCAAGCGTTAAAGAAAGAGGATGCGTAGGCGCAAGGGCTATAAAAGAAGCACCAAAAATTGTATCAGGCCGTGTTGTGAAAACATCAATGGATTTTTCTGGTGCACCACAGTGTTGAAAGGCAATGCGTGCACCGGTTGATTTCCCAATCCAGTTGCGCTGCATAGTGCGAACTTTTTCTGGCCAACCCGTCAGCGTCTCCAAATCAGCAAGTAATTCGTCGGCGTAGGCTGTAATGTTCACGAACCACTGGTTGAGTGTTTTTCGCTCAATGAGCGCACCGGACCGCCATCCCTTGCCATCAATGACTTGTTCATTAGCAAGGACTGTATTTTCCACAGGATCCCAATTAACGGTAGCCTCTTTACGGTAAATAAGACCCTTTTGATAGAGTCTCAGAAAAATTTTTTGCTCCAGACCATAATATCCTGGATGACAAGAGGCAATTTCTTTATCCCAGTCAAAAGAAAAACCTAAAGATTTGAACTGATCTCGCATAATCGCTATATTTTGATAGGTCCACACGCGCGGGTGTTCCCCATGCTCCATAGCAGCATTCTCAGCTGGAAGCCCAAAGGCATCCCATCCCATAGGATGTAGAACGTCATAACCATGAGCGCGTTTGAAACGAGCCAGCACATCTCCTAACATATAGTTACGGACGTGCCCCATGTGAAGCTTGCCTGAGGGATAGGGAAACATTTCCAGCACATAAAATTTCTCAGCATTGTTTCTATCTGTGGTTTTGTAGGTGTTTTCCTTTTCCCAGAGAGCCTGCCATTTTTTTTCAATAGCTCTAGGTGTATAAACCGTTCCAGCCATCACAATTATCCCCCAAGTGCTTGGATACGTAGTTTACGCGCATTGGTGAGAATCGTATCTTCCATGCTTCGGTTGGTGCTTTTATCAATAGGCACATCCGTCCACGATGAACCACTTTTAGGTTGCCGTGTTTGCCGGAATACACGCACCCGCAAGTTTGCGGGTGTAAGCTTTTTGCCCAAGATATGGATATCTACCTTCAGGCGTTCGTTTGAAGACTCAGGAGGTGTTTGCCATTCGGTAATAATCATGCCACCATTGGAATCTGCTGATCGCAGAGGAAAAGCCTGAACAGCATCTAACGATGCTTGCCATAAGTAACTGTTTATACCAAGATAGGCGTTCTCACCACCATTATACTCACGACTGCCCCCAATGGTAATGCCTTTTCCCAGAAAGTTTCCCGCTGCTGCTTCGCGAACGTCATCCGTTGTTTGGGGGGTTCCGCCTGTTTTATCCACGTTCCCGGCACATCCACTTAGAAGCCCCACTATAATGAGGCGTAATAAATTTTTCATAATGACTCCAGTATTTTTTCCTCTCAGGTATGACGTTTCCTTGTCTTTTCGTCAATCCTCAATGTGGCCCACACGAGCTGGTTTTATGCCTAGTGCCTGGGTGTATCTTTCCACAGATTTTTGGTCTCCCACACGTGTGTTTTTGTATTGAGCTCATGAATAAGGGGGGGACCATCGCTTGGATATAAATCCCCCTCTGCAGCCAGGAGAGGACGCGAATGGCGGAGTTCTCCGTTATAACCCACCCACGCACCAAAGTTTTTATAGTGGATGCTAAAACGATCACCGAATGCAAATGTTTTGATAACACCAATAAAATCATCAAGAGACTTTACACCAATATTATTAATGCGTCGGATGCAAATGAATTGAGGCGCCTTCTCCCACATAAGAGATTCGAACTTTTGGTGAAGCCCTCCACCTGGTTGGATGTTGGTCAAAAGAAGTGTGCGCGGCGCAATGCCCAGGCGTGCGCGCGTACCCTCATCGGCTTCGTAAAAAACTCCCCCCGCAAAGGAAAAAAGGCGTTTAATTTTGTTCTCTTCGACACTATAAAGACCAACAGTGAGTGTATGAATTTTTCCGTGGCGCACAAGAGTGAACGTAACAGCACCCTTTCCTTCCTGACAGGCATTTTCGATCATCCAAATATTGGATCCTGTTTCTTGCCCATTGACTTTTAAAATGATATCCCCGGGACGCAATACCTTGGCTGCGGGGGATTTATAGCGCGTTCCTTGCACAACAATCACTTTATTTTGAGACTCAGGATAGTTGCGCTCATATTCACGGGCGATATCCGTTGGAAAAGCATCATACTTGACGGCGCGATCAAGATAGTAATATGTAAACTCCGCACCTGTAGATTGACGAGTATACGTTCCTTTTTCTTGGATATGAGTCAAAACAGGCTTGATATATCCTGCTGATAAAGCAAGAGCGTGGCTATCGGCGGTTCCAGAGTGATTGAGGCCAATGACACGTCCTGAGGCGTCGCATACAGCAGAACCACTGCTTCCTCCACGCG from Alphaproteobacteria bacterium carries:
- a CDS encoding nucleotide exchange factor GrpE, with amino-acid sequence MNDTHKQEPADLQTEDATLSHGDDIAENTDEQSSASACLDSEKSSEEEVEQLRNQLMRALAEAENVRKRALKEKEDALKFGMTGFAREMLAVADNLERALQSLSDSPAPVREGVEMTQKQLLSIFEKFNIKPVDALNQSFDAHIHQAVMEVEDATKTPGTVAMVMQTGYTIQERLLRPAMVSVVKQASVKTNDDAALA
- a CDS encoding leucine--tRNA ligase; translation: MAGTVYTPRAIEKKWQALWEKENTYKTTDRNNAEKFYVLEMFPYPSGKLHMGHVRNYMLGDVLARFKRAHGYDVLHPMGWDAFGLPAENAAMEHGEHPRVWTYQNIAIMRDQFKSLGFSFDWDKEIASCHPGYYGLEQKIFLRLYQKGLIYRKEATVNWDPVENTVLANEQVIDGKGWRSGALIERKTLNQWFVNITAYADELLADLETLTGWPEKVRTMQRNWIGKSTGARIAFQHCGAPEKSIDVFTTRPDTIFGASFIALAPTHPLSLTLAQNNPQIATFITHCARLGTAQENIDKAEKEGVDTGIRVFNPLNPTQEIPVYVANFVLMGYGTGAIFGCPAHDQRDMDFARKYALPIRPVIDPDAQGRSATPYNPDCAYTGGGTIINSDFLNGLSCAEAKEKVIDALKETNTGFFETTYRLRDWGVSRQRYWGCPIPFIHCESCGIIPVPEEQLPVILPDDVTFNLPGNPLENHPTWKNTTCPNCAQPAQRETDTLDTFFESSWYFARFCDTRTLDVINTDACNRLMPVDQYIGGVEHAILHLLYARFFTKALRDCGFFSIDEPFRGLLTQGMVCHESYRHSSGAWLKPEEVSTTTGGSVICKADNTPVVVGRSEKMSKSKKNVVDPEAIMKDYGVDTTRLFTISDSPPERDFEWSETGLQGTWKFLNRFWRVLMETHPIAASLASPQPDAFLKRLHQLLQKATDSIAAIHLNLYVASLREMITVMDEALQSKASAHTLNAMRRIILGASHPAIPHITAELWQIFGYDGALHDTPWPSIDASLVIPDTITYGVQVNGKLRGTLDVAIETPDHDVTERALQLDNVKRLIQNHTIKKIIFVPKRIINIVIIPA
- a CDS encoding glycosyltransferase family 4 protein; the protein is MKKKRILQVVPALETGGLERVTIQTTKQLIALAGQNNRFFVASSGGRLAGELGQNHICIPNLHRRTPWHIMRNIFSLMRVIKKHKISLVHARSRAPAWSCYFACKLLRLPFMTSFHGVYNQTNSLKALYNSIMVRGVYVIAISEFVARHIRKTFAHLNPRIACIPAGIDVHHFDPERVSTADIDAFYANHNIQRFRKILFLPGRLTALKGHHVLLEAAKSLNPDVFAVVIAGDHQGRKGYAETLKKKASKLTMPVIFVTKLDDLVVAYAAADIVFSCSTDPEAFGRITTEALAMGRPYIGTNHGGSLEQTRNGLYGVLVPPHDPQALVHAVNAFERMSPDKRAQYSRNVRKHIVENYAEERMAQMTLRVYADVLS
- a CDS encoding DUF3576 domain-containing protein — its product is MKNLLRLIIVGLLSGCAGNVDKTGGTPQTTDDVREAAAGNFLGKGITIGGSREYNGGENAYLGINSYLWQASLDAVQAFPLRSADSNGGMIITEWQTPPESSNERLKVDIHILGKKLTPANLRVRVFRQTRQPKSGSSWTDVPIDKSTNRSMEDTILTNARKLRIQALGG